A stretch of the Vibrio sp. SS-MA-C1-2 genome encodes the following:
- the nrdG gene encoding anaerobic ribonucleoside-triphosphate reductase-activating protein, whose product MNYHTYYPIDVLNGPGTRAVIFVSGCEHQCKGCYNQSTLRLDSGHLFDQEMEDQIIADLQDQRIKRRGLTLSGGDPLHPENISAILQLVKRVERECPDKDIWCWTGYKLSELNERQQQVLPYLSALVDGKFVKELADPSLKWRGSSNQVIHQFDK is encoded by the coding sequence ATGAACTACCACACTTATTATCCCATTGACGTGTTAAATGGCCCAGGAACCAGAGCGGTAATTTTTGTTTCTGGCTGCGAACATCAATGTAAAGGTTGTTATAATCAGTCTACGTTACGATTAGATTCTGGTCATTTATTTGATCAAGAAATGGAGGATCAAATCATTGCAGACCTTCAAGATCAGCGAATTAAGCGCCGAGGGTTAACCCTCTCTGGTGGTGATCCCCTTCATCCTGAAAATATCTCAGCAATTTTACAGTTAGTGAAAAGAGTGGAACGTGAATGTCCCGATAAAGATATTTGGTGTTGGACGGGGTATAAATTGTCAGAGTTGAATGAACGACAGCAGCAAGTTTTACCCTATCTTTCAGCTTTAGTAGATGGTAAGTTTGTCAAAGAGTTAGCCGATCCAAGCTTAAAGTGGCGAGGAAGTAGCAACCAAGTTATTCATCAATTTGACAAATGA
- the nrdD gene encoding anaerobic ribonucleoside-triphosphate reductase: MPIVIKRDGCRVPFITTRIKDAVLGAAKTVTDLDEQYALSIAEAVEVQFKQQQEVEINRIQDAVEDLLMEGPHKEVARAYIEYRHDRDIARDKRSRLNGEISGLVDLTNTDIINENANKDGKVIPTQRDLLAGIVAKHYATQHMLPRDIVQAHQNGDIHFHDLDYSPFFPMFNCMLIDLEGMLTHGFKMGNAEIDTPRSIATATAVTAQIIAQVASHIYGGTTINRIDEILAPYVTASFEKNVKVAEEWQIPNAQEFAITRTEKECFDAFQSLEYEVNTLHTANGQTPFVTFGFGLGESWQSKLIQQSILKNRIAGLGKNSKTAVFPKLVFAIKDGLNHKPDDINYDVKQLALECASKRMYPDILNYDQVVKVTGSFKTPMGCRSFLGTYEENGELVHDGRNNLGVVSINLPRVALKAKGDEAAFYQLLDQQLELTKRALDFRIQRLNGVKARVAPILYMEGACGVRLNADDDISEIFKNGRASISLGYIGLHETINALFGTETHVYDSEILRQKAVEIVQHLRAVTERWKEESGYGFSLYSTPSENLCNRFCNIDAKEFGVVDGVTDKGYYTNSFHLDVEKQVNPYDKIDFEMTYPAIASGGFICYGEYPNIQHNLEALENVWDYSYSRVPYYGTNTPIDECYECGFTGEFNSTSKGFTCPKCGNHNPQTVSVTRRVCGYLGSPDARPFNSGKQEEVQRRVKHL, from the coding sequence ATGCCGATTGTGATTAAACGAGATGGATGCCGAGTCCCATTTATTACCACTCGTATTAAAGATGCAGTATTAGGAGCAGCGAAAACGGTCACTGACCTAGATGAACAGTATGCCCTTTCTATTGCTGAGGCGGTTGAAGTTCAATTTAAACAGCAACAAGAAGTAGAGATAAATCGAATTCAAGATGCGGTTGAAGATCTATTAATGGAAGGCCCGCATAAAGAAGTGGCACGCGCTTATATCGAATATCGACACGACCGTGATATTGCTCGTGACAAACGTAGTCGTCTAAATGGTGAGATTAGTGGTTTAGTCGATCTAACTAATACTGATATTATCAATGAAAATGCCAATAAAGATGGCAAAGTGATCCCGACTCAACGTGATTTACTCGCTGGCATCGTTGCTAAACATTATGCCACACAACACATGTTACCTCGTGACATTGTTCAAGCGCATCAAAATGGGGATATTCATTTTCACGATTTAGATTACTCACCTTTTTTCCCTATGTTTAACTGCATGTTGATCGATCTTGAAGGCATGTTGACCCATGGTTTTAAAATGGGTAATGCGGAGATTGATACGCCTCGGTCTATTGCTACTGCAACGGCAGTTACTGCTCAGATTATTGCCCAAGTCGCGAGTCATATTTATGGTGGAACAACCATCAACCGCATTGACGAAATTCTTGCGCCTTATGTGACTGCGAGTTTTGAGAAAAATGTTAAAGTCGCTGAAGAGTGGCAGATCCCCAATGCGCAAGAATTTGCGATCACTCGGACAGAGAAAGAGTGTTTTGATGCCTTTCAGTCATTAGAGTATGAAGTGAATACCTTACATACAGCGAATGGCCAGACGCCTTTTGTTACCTTTGGTTTTGGATTGGGTGAAAGCTGGCAGTCAAAGTTAATTCAACAGTCAATTTTAAAGAATCGCATTGCTGGCTTAGGTAAGAATAGTAAAACAGCGGTTTTCCCTAAATTAGTTTTTGCGATTAAAGATGGCTTAAACCATAAGCCTGACGATATCAATTATGATGTTAAGCAGTTAGCGTTAGAGTGTGCCTCTAAACGTATGTACCCTGATATCCTGAACTATGATCAAGTGGTTAAAGTGACAGGTTCATTTAAAACCCCAATGGGATGCCGAAGCTTTTTAGGGACTTACGAAGAGAATGGCGAACTGGTTCATGATGGTCGTAATAATTTAGGTGTGGTTTCAATTAACTTACCAAGAGTGGCTTTGAAAGCGAAAGGTGATGAGGCTGCTTTCTATCAGTTGTTAGATCAACAGTTAGAGCTAACCAAGCGTGCATTGGATTTCCGAATTCAACGTTTAAATGGGGTTAAAGCCCGTGTTGCACCTATTCTTTATATGGAAGGTGCATGTGGTGTTCGTTTAAATGCAGATGATGATATTAGTGAGATTTTCAAAAATGGTCGTGCCTCTATTTCACTAGGGTACATTGGTCTTCATGAAACAATCAATGCCCTATTTGGTACTGAAACTCATGTTTATGATAGTGAGATCTTGCGTCAAAAAGCGGTTGAAATTGTCCAGCATTTACGTGCTGTCACTGAGCGCTGGAAAGAAGAGTCTGGTTATGGGTTTAGCCTTTATAGTACGCCAAGTGAGAATCTGTGTAACCGTTTCTGCAATATAGATGCAAAAGAGTTTGGTGTCGTTGATGGTGTGACAGATAAAGGTTACTACACCAATAGTTTCCATTTAGATGTTGAAAAACAAGTTAATCCTTACGACAAAATCGATTTCGAAATGACTTATCCTGCAATCGCAAGTGGTGGTTTTATCTGTTATGGCGAATACCCGAATATTCAGCATAACCTAGAAGCGTTAGAAAATGTCTGGGATTACAGCTACAGTCGAGTTCCTTATTATGGAACAAATACGCCGATTGATGAGTGTTATGAATGCGGTTTTACCGGTGAGTTTAACAGCACCAGTAAAGGGTTTACTTGCCCCAAATGTGGTAATCATAATCCTCAAACCGTTTCGGTGACTCGTCGAGTGTGTGGTTATTTAGGTAGTCCAGATGCACGTCCATTTAATAGTGGTAAACAAGAAGAAGTTCAGCGTCGCGTAAAACATTTATAA
- a CDS encoding MOSC domain-containing protein, whose protein sequence is MSQSTAVLSQINIYPIKSTSGISLSSSWVNLTGLSFDRHFMIMLNSGKMATARQFPQLVKLQTNLQPFGLTLNYPTKGHLTIRYQDFSQQLISTQVWNDSFSAYSTLDIADQWVSEVIGQPAQLLYIGEEPNRIGGETKDNLTFADGFPLLVISEGSLQDLNQRSSEVHTMDQFRTNLVVSGVEPFAEDTWKRIKIGDIEFDIVKPCSRCIMTTVDPLTGKKSESQEPMKTLTTYRCNEKGWVIFGQNIIPRNSGIIEQGAEITVIEYQ, encoded by the coding sequence ATGAGTCAATCAACAGCGGTTCTATCACAAATTAATATTTATCCGATCAAATCTACCTCTGGGATATCTCTTTCATCCAGCTGGGTTAATCTAACAGGTTTAAGCTTTGATCGTCACTTTATGATTATGCTTAACAGTGGCAAGATGGCAACTGCGCGTCAATTTCCTCAATTAGTTAAGTTACAGACCAACTTACAGCCTTTTGGTTTAACGTTGAATTATCCTACGAAAGGGCATTTAACGATTCGTTATCAAGACTTTTCTCAGCAACTGATATCAACTCAAGTCTGGAATGATAGCTTTTCTGCTTATTCAACCTTAGATATTGCCGATCAATGGGTGAGTGAGGTTATTGGGCAACCCGCACAACTCCTCTACATTGGTGAAGAACCAAATCGTATTGGTGGCGAGACCAAGGATAATTTAACCTTTGCTGATGGTTTTCCACTCTTAGTCATTAGTGAAGGGTCTTTGCAAGATCTCAATCAACGCTCTTCTGAAGTTCATACTATGGATCAATTCCGAACTAATCTTGTGGTTTCTGGTGTAGAACCTTTTGCAGAAGATACGTGGAAGCGAATTAAAATTGGTGATATCGAATTTGATATTGTCAAACCTTGTAGCCGATGCATTATGACGACGGTAGATCCACTAACAGGTAAGAAGAGTGAAAGCCAAGAGCCAATGAAAACCCTTACAACTTATCGTTGTAATGAGAAAGGTTGGGTGATTTTTGGTCAAAATATCATTCCTAGAAATAGCGGAATAATTGAACAGGGCGCTGAAATCACGGTTATTGAATATCAATAG
- a CDS encoding efflux RND transporter permease subunit, which produces MKFTDVFIKKPVLAIVLSLVLLVLGLKSFQDLQVRQYPKLESGVITVTTNYPGASSSSVQGYVTQPLEAQIAQTEGVDYMTSDSSLGKSTITVYLKLDYPSDKALTEILSLVQQVKYRLPAGVQDSSIVKSTSDSPILYLALSSNTLETQQLSDFASRVAKPIFSTVSGVSKVDIFGQRDFAMRLWLNPTKMAAFGVTASDVQAAIKANNAVSAAGKVKNDFIEIEINAHTDASTVEQFKNISIKAKDGRFIHVKDIATVELGANSYDTIVKFNGNQSIMVALTNTATANPLTVVEDAYKVLPEIQSSLPDGVTAKVVYDKTKFINSSIEEVIKTLGEAALIVIIVIFAFLGSFRAMFIPLVTIPLSLIGSMFFMMALGFSLNLLTLLAMVLAISLVVDDAIVVVENTFRHLEEGTPPLKAAILSAREITGPVIAMTITLAAVYAPIGFMGGLTGKLFTEFAFTLAGSVIISGFIALTLTPMMCSKMLSKDTLEAPLVKKIDRVIEKVTKFYEKMLSSCLRNRIMVWPLAATILVSLVFMFTHTSSELAPQEDQGIVMMMGKGPSYANTNYLDNFTKPLSKTTESYPESQLTAMINGYTNNHTFFGFSVLTDWGQRERSAQDLMKEIKKDTVSLPGVQLYTFSPPDLPGTPQGLPFQMILKTPTGSYQDLYNYAEKMKAYAMKSGKFIYMQNDLDFNKPQLEISINRDKAALMQVSPSDIGVVLQRYLSEGFVNYFALNERSYQVITQVSGDYRNTREKLKSYYIKSQNGEMVPLSAVVTITQSIQPSAVDQFQQLNSATIEGKMMPGVSIGDAYTVMEQAAKEILPKSYSTDTSGQLRQFIQEGSSLVQTFFLALIIIYLVLAAQFESFRDPLTVLVSVPLSIFGAMIPLYFGVDTLNIYTEVGLVTLIGLISKHGILIVEFANQLQREEGLSKIEAAKKSAAIRLRPVLMTTAAMVIGVVPLVIAAGAGAQSRFSIGLVITVGMSIGTLFTLFVVPTVYSFLAAEHNHEKNDDDLDESETIVTAKKPLEHKIAD; this is translated from the coding sequence ATGAAGTTTACTGATGTTTTTATTAAAAAACCGGTGCTTGCGATCGTTTTAAGTTTGGTCTTGTTAGTACTTGGCTTGAAATCATTCCAAGATCTGCAAGTAAGACAATATCCAAAACTTGAGTCTGGTGTTATTACCGTAACAACTAATTATCCAGGTGCAAGCTCGTCAAGTGTACAGGGATATGTAACACAGCCGTTAGAAGCACAGATTGCACAAACTGAAGGTGTCGATTATATGACATCAGACAGTAGTTTGGGTAAATCAACGATTACCGTTTACTTAAAGTTAGATTATCCCTCGGATAAAGCGTTAACTGAAATCCTATCTTTAGTTCAACAGGTTAAATACCGTTTGCCTGCAGGAGTACAAGATTCGAGTATCGTTAAATCAACGTCTGATTCACCAATTTTGTATTTGGCACTATCGAGTAACACACTCGAGACACAACAACTTTCAGACTTTGCGAGCCGAGTAGCTAAGCCAATTTTCTCAACAGTTAGTGGTGTATCAAAGGTTGATATTTTTGGTCAGCGTGACTTTGCGATGCGTCTTTGGCTAAATCCAACCAAAATGGCTGCATTTGGCGTGACAGCCTCTGATGTTCAAGCGGCAATCAAAGCGAATAATGCGGTTAGTGCTGCGGGTAAAGTGAAAAATGATTTCATTGAGATTGAGATCAATGCACATACTGATGCTAGCACCGTTGAACAATTTAAGAATATTTCGATTAAAGCAAAAGATGGTCGTTTTATTCATGTTAAAGATATTGCGACGGTTGAGCTAGGTGCAAACAGTTACGATACTATTGTAAAATTCAATGGTAATCAAAGTATTATGGTGGCATTAACCAACACAGCAACGGCAAACCCGTTAACTGTAGTCGAGGATGCTTACAAGGTACTACCTGAGATTCAAAGCAGTTTACCTGATGGTGTGACAGCAAAAGTTGTTTACGATAAAACTAAGTTTATCAACTCCTCCATTGAAGAAGTAATTAAAACCCTTGGTGAAGCCGCACTGATCGTTATTATCGTGATCTTTGCCTTTTTAGGCTCATTCCGAGCAATGTTTATCCCATTGGTGACGATACCTTTGTCTCTGATCGGTTCAATGTTCTTTATGATGGCGCTTGGTTTTAGTTTAAACTTGCTGACATTGTTAGCGATGGTATTGGCTATCTCGCTGGTGGTCGATGATGCCATTGTCGTGGTGGAGAATACCTTCCGACATTTGGAAGAGGGAACGCCTCCACTTAAAGCTGCAATTTTAAGTGCACGGGAGATCACAGGGCCGGTTATTGCAATGACCATTACGCTTGCTGCGGTTTATGCGCCTATCGGTTTTATGGGAGGATTAACGGGTAAGTTGTTTACTGAGTTTGCCTTCACATTGGCAGGATCAGTGATTATCTCTGGCTTTATTGCCTTAACATTGACTCCGATGATGTGTTCTAAGATGTTATCAAAAGATACCTTAGAAGCACCATTAGTTAAGAAAATTGACCGAGTGATAGAAAAGGTCACCAAATTTTATGAGAAAATGTTATCGAGCTGTCTTCGCAACCGAATTATGGTTTGGCCATTAGCGGCAACCATTCTAGTCTCTTTGGTCTTTATGTTTACTCATACCTCTTCTGAGCTTGCACCTCAAGAGGATCAGGGTATCGTGATGATGATGGGTAAAGGTCCATCGTATGCAAATACTAATTATTTGGATAACTTTACTAAGCCATTAAGTAAAACCACCGAATCCTATCCTGAGTCTCAATTAACAGCGATGATTAATGGTTATACTAATAACCACACGTTCTTTGGATTCTCGGTATTAACGGATTGGGGACAGCGCGAACGTTCTGCACAAGACTTGATGAAAGAAATTAAGAAGGATACTGTGTCACTTCCGGGTGTTCAGCTTTATACTTTCTCACCACCAGATTTACCAGGAACACCACAAGGTCTTCCATTTCAGATGATTTTAAAAACGCCAACAGGCAGTTATCAAGATCTATATAACTATGCTGAGAAGATGAAAGCTTACGCAATGAAGAGCGGTAAATTCATCTATATGCAGAATGATTTAGATTTCAACAAACCACAGCTTGAGATCTCAATTAATCGCGATAAAGCCGCATTAATGCAGGTAAGCCCTTCGGATATCGGTGTTGTTTTGCAGCGTTATTTGAGTGAAGGTTTTGTTAACTACTTTGCATTAAACGAACGTAGTTATCAGGTTATTACTCAGGTTTCAGGGGACTATCGCAATACTCGTGAAAAACTGAAGAGTTACTACATCAAGTCTCAAAATGGTGAGATGGTTCCTCTTTCTGCAGTTGTGACAATTACGCAAAGTATTCAGCCCTCAGCGGTTGATCAGTTCCAGCAGTTAAACAGTGCAACGATTGAAGGTAAGATGATGCCAGGTGTCAGTATCGGTGATGCCTATACTGTGATGGAACAGGCAGCAAAAGAGATTTTACCTAAATCTTATAGTACCGATACATCAGGTCAATTACGTCAGTTTATCCAAGAAGGCTCTTCTTTGGTTCAGACGTTCTTCTTAGCCTTGATTATTATCTATTTAGTGCTGGCTGCACAGTTTGAGAGCTTCCGAGATCCATTAACGGTATTGGTCAGTGTTCCGCTGTCAATATTTGGGGCGATGATCCCACTCTATTTCGGGGTGGATACATTAAATATCTATACCGAAGTCGGGTTGGTAACTTTAATCGGTCTGATCAGTAAACACGGTATCTTGATTGTAGAGTTTGCTAACCAGCTTCAACGTGAAGAAGGGTTAAGTAAGATTGAAGCTGCGAAGAAATCAGCGGCAATTCGTCTACGTCCCGTATTGATGACAACAGCCGCGATGGTTATCGGTGTTGTTCCATTGGTTATTGCTGCTGGTGCGGGGGCTCAGAGTCGTTTCTCTATCGGTCTTGTGATAACCGTTGGTATGTCGATTGGTACGCTATTTACGCTGTTTGTTGTACCAACGGTATATAGCTTCTTAGCAGCAGAACATAATCATGAGAAGAATGATGATGATCTGGATGAATCAGAGACGATAGTGACTGCGAAAAAGCCATTAGAGCATAAAATCGCAGATTAA
- a CDS encoding ion channel, whose amino-acid sequence MEFWRLCRRWFISHISHITKKTLLIALTSYLVISWLLLIIAQEEQLTHSTSQFIYYILVTASTVGYGDLSPSTPLGQWVVALFVIPVGLSLFGVIIGQLASAAIQYWRSGILGTREVNVKDHILILGWNEQRTLHLINMLQHEVKEHRAIVLCVRPEMENPLPGKIEFVRVNSFTDPQVAELTSMKTANCIIIDNPEDDITLSAALYSSHLNPKAHLLAYFHDESLAKLLKQHCPNAECIPSVAVEMLAKAAIDPGSSELHHELLTSHKGMTQYSVIYQGENREIASLFQKFKEQNDATLIAIEQQGEIIINPDLTTKISQGDKIFYIADERIDNFHWH is encoded by the coding sequence ATGGAATTTTGGAGACTCTGTCGCCGTTGGTTTATCTCCCATATAAGCCATATTACAAAAAAAACTTTACTCATTGCGCTAACCAGTTACTTAGTTATCAGCTGGTTACTCCTTATTATTGCTCAAGAAGAGCAGTTAACTCACTCTACCTCGCAATTTATATATTACATATTAGTCACCGCCTCAACGGTCGGATATGGTGATCTTTCACCTTCAACGCCTTTAGGTCAGTGGGTTGTTGCTCTATTTGTAATACCTGTAGGGTTGAGTCTATTTGGTGTCATTATAGGGCAATTAGCAAGTGCAGCCATTCAGTATTGGAGAAGTGGCATTTTAGGAACAAGAGAGGTAAACGTGAAAGATCATATTTTAATTTTAGGTTGGAATGAACAGAGAACACTTCATTTAATCAATATGTTGCAACATGAAGTAAAAGAGCATCGAGCGATTGTTCTTTGTGTTCGACCTGAGATGGAAAACCCACTTCCAGGTAAAATAGAGTTTGTTCGCGTCAATAGCTTTACCGACCCACAAGTTGCTGAGTTGACCTCAATGAAGACGGCTAACTGTATTATTATTGATAATCCAGAAGATGACATTACCCTTTCTGCCGCTTTATACAGTAGTCATTTAAATCCGAAAGCACACCTACTGGCTTATTTTCATGATGAATCCTTAGCGAAATTACTGAAGCAACACTGTCCAAATGCTGAATGTATTCCATCAGTGGCGGTGGAGATGTTAGCAAAAGCGGCGATTGATCCCGGTTCCAGCGAATTACATCATGAGCTTTTAACTAGCCATAAAGGGATGACTCAATATAGTGTCATTTATCAAGGCGAAAATCGTGAAATAGCCTCACTTTTCCAGAAATTTAAAGAACAGAATGATGCGACACTCATCGCGATTGAACAACAGGGCGAAATCATAATAAACCCTGATTTAACAACCAAGATTAGTCAAGGGGATAAAATTTTCTATATCGCTGATGAGCGTATAGACAATTTTCATTGGCATTAA